One genomic region from Populus nigra chromosome 8, ddPopNigr1.1, whole genome shotgun sequence encodes:
- the LOC133702025 gene encoding UPF0481 protein At3g47200-like produces MEIIGTSSEKMKTGDHVSIDIYKLGKTMREELEILHPLLDDCCIYRVPKRLPVFNEKAYTPQVVSIVTEMEETRLRNCYAEAIELSSDVFVKMMLLDAAFIIMIMLKNYFLDFQSSNDRIFSRPWMIHDIRFNMILLENQLPFFFLNDLLKLSNPYKGYSLIAFTHGFLKGALGSWVTDNTLNGINSSEVQHFVDFLRICQQPTKLPQPRKLKTLNMPSAAELRQAGVKFKLGSSKNLFDVKFNKSRGRLEIPDL; encoded by the exons TAGGGAAGACTATGAGAGAGGAGTTGGAGATCTTGCATCCCTTACTTGATGACTGTTGCATTTACAGGGTTCCTAAGCGGTTGCCAGTGTTCAATGAAAAGGCCTACACACCACAAGTTGTCTCTATCG TTACTGAGATGGAAGAGACAAGGCTTCGTAATTGTTATGCGGAAGCAATTGAACTCAGTAGTGATGTTTTTGTGAAGATGATGCTGCTAGATGCCGCCTTCATCATTATGATCATGCtgaaaaactattttctagACTTCCAGAGCAGCAACGATCGTATTTTCAGCAGACCATGGATGATTCATGATATAAGGTTTAACATGATCTTGCTTGAAAATCAGcttccattcttttttcttaatgacTTGCTTAAGCTATCCAACCCTTATAAAGGATATTCCTTGATTGCATTTACCCACGGGTTCTTGAAAGGTGCATTGGGTTCATGGGTGACAGATAACACATTAAATGGTATCAATTCCTCAGAAGTGCAACATTTTGTAGACTTTCTAAGAATTTGTCAGCAGCCAACAAAGCTTCCTCAGCCAAGGAAACTCAAAACTCTAAACATGCCGAGTGCAGCAGAGCTCCGTCAAGCTGGAGTCAAGTTTAAGCTGGGGTCGAGCAAGAATCTATTTGAcgtaaaattcaataaaagtaGAGGGAGACTGGAAATTCCGGACCTTTGA
- the LOC133700658 gene encoding UPF0481 protein At3g47200-like — METVGTSSTNDEPSHQVSLDIDRLAQSVKKELQISYAFSDTCCIYKVPERLRELNEKAYTPRVVSIGPIHHGKEKLKAMEDHKRMYLQEFLARSEVSVEGFIEFIEENETRLRNCYAETIEFCSEYFIKMILMDAAFVIMFLLKCKYTDFRGSRDSIFYPPYKNLEVGHDMFLLENQLPFFILQDLCRLSTIVGNSPKATLIELTHWFFSREWGSWAVGEYLGRVDFSEVKHLVDFLTIYHRPTEQQRYEEHELLTAPSVKELQQAGVKFVLSSSKNLLDIKFDRNKGRLAIPLLKLDRGAEIIIWNMQAFEQCHSLKYDYVCDYIRLMGLFVSASKDVEILVEKRIIENFLTSKEEVVKLFYNLQKENFVNGFRFEGLIKDLNAFCERPWNKWKANLKQNYFNTPWAAVSVSGAVIVLILTVIQSVCSILQVV; from the coding sequence ATGGAAACTGTTGGAACATCAAGCACTAATGATGAGCCGAGTCACCAAGTTTCGCTTGATATTGACAGATTAGCCCAATCCGTGAAGAAAGAGCTGCAAATCTCATATGCTTTCTCCGACACATGTTGTATATATAAAGTTCCTGAGCGATTACGCGAGCTGAACGAAAAGGCCTACACGCCTCGTGTAGTCTCCATAGGCCCAATTCACCATGGTAAAGAGAAGCTAAAAGCCATGGAAGACCACAAAAGAATGTACCTGCAAGAATTCCTTGCCCGGAGCGAGGTAAGTGTAGAgggttttattgaatttattgaggagAACGAAACAAGATTGCGTAATTGCTATGCGGAAACCATTGAGTTTTGTAGCGAATACttcataaaaatgatattaatggaTGCTGCCTTCGTCATTATGTTTTTGCTGAAGTGCAAGTACACAGACTTCAGAGGAAGCAGAGACAGCATTTTCTATCCTCCATACAAGAATTTAGAAGTAGGGCATGATatgtttttgcttgaaaatcagCTCCCGTTCTTCATCCTCCAAGACTTGTGTAGACTATCCACTATAGTCGGCAATTCTCCAAAAGCTACACTGATTGAGCTTACTCATTGGTTCTTTTCACGTGAATGGGGTTCATGGGCAGTAGGGGAATATTTGGGGAGAGTAGATTTCTCCGAAGTGAAACATTTGGTTGACTTTCTTACAATTTATCATCGGCCAACTGAACAGCAACGGTATGAGGAACATGAGCTTCTAACCGCACCCAGTGTAAAGGAGCTCCAGCAAGCAGGGGTCAAGTTTGTGCTGAGCTCAAGCAAAAATCTTCTTGACATAAAATTCGATAGAAATAAAGGGAGACTGGCGATCCCACTATTAAAGTTAGATCGCGGAGCAGAAATCATAATCTGGAATATGCAAGCCTTTGAGCAGTGCCATAGCTTGAAATATGATTATGTTTGTGACTATATCCGTTTGATGGGTCTCTTTGTCAGTGCCAGTAAGGATGTGGAAATACTTGTTGAAAAGCGTATTATAGAAAACTTCCTAACATCTAAAGAGGAAGTGGTAAAACTCTTTTACAATCTCcagaaagaaaattttgttaATGGTTTTCGCTTTGAAGGTCTCATTAAAGATCTGAATGCATTCTGCGAAAGGCCATGGAACAAGTGGAAGGcaaatttaaagcaaaattatttcaataccCCATGGGCAGCAGTCTCTGTATCAGGAGCTGTTATTGTTCTCATTCTGACTGTCATCCAATCCGTCTGCTCTATACTTCAAGTAGTTTAG
- the LOC133700659 gene encoding histone H3.2 has protein sequence MARTKQTARKSTGGKAPRKQLATKAARKSAPATGGVKKPHRFRPGTVALREIRKYQKSTELLIRKLPFQRLVREIAQDFKTDLRFQSSAVAALQEAAEAYLVGLFEDTNLCAIHAKRVTIMPKDIQLARRIRGERA, from the coding sequence ATGGCTCGCACAAAGCAAACAGCGAGAAAATCCACTGGAGGGAAAGCTCCAAGGAAGCAACTAGCCACGAAGGCAGCCAGGAAGTCAGCTCCAGCCACCGGAGGAGTGAAGAAGCCCCACCGTTTCAGGCCAGGAACAGTGGCGTTGAGAGAGATCAGGAAGTACCAGAAGAGCACTGAGCTGTTGATAAGGAAGCTTCCATTTCAAAGGCTGGTGAGGGAAATAGCCCAAGATTTCAAGACGGATTTGAGGTTCCAAAGCAGCGCAGTGGCAGCCCTTCAAGAGGCAGCAGAGGCATATCTTGTCGGGTTGTTTGAGGACACCAACTTGTGTGCTATTCATGCTAAGAGGGTGACTATTATGCCTAAGGATATCCAATTGGCCCGAAGGATTAGAGGAGAGAGGGCTTAA